Within Protaetiibacter intestinalis, the genomic segment CAGGCCCGGGTCGACGCCGAGCTCGTGGCTCGAGTCGTGCAGGATCTCGTGGATCGAGATCAGCAGGATGTCGGCGGTCTTCACGTTCGACACCCGCCAGAGCTCGACGACGCCGGCGGAGGCGCGCTCCTCGTCGACCTCGTCGAGGCTGAACGCGGTGGGCGGGCTCATCCAGTTGAGCGGCTTGTAGCTGAGCGCGTCGGCGTGCACGAGCACCGAGCCGTCGGCCTTCACGACGAGCAGTCGCGTCGCGAGCGGCAGATGTGCCGAGAGTCGCCCCGCGTAATCCACCGAGCACCGGGCCACCACGAGACGCACCCGTCGAGTCTATTTCGCGGAGCGCACTCCGTGGCGCGAGGATGGGGCCGTGCGCGGGTACACGGCCGGCGAGGTGCGGGCGGCGGAGGCGCCGCTGCTGGCGGCGGGCGTGCCGCTCATGGCGCGCGCCTCGGGGGCGCTCGCGGATGCCGTGTCGGCCGAGCTGAGCCGGCTCGGCGTGCCGCTGCACGAGGCGCGCGTGCTGCTGCTCGTCGGATCCGGCGACAACGGCGGCGACACCCTGTATGCGGGTGCCCTGCTCGCGGGGCGTGGCGCCGACGTCGACTACGTGTCGCTCGGCGACCGCATCCACCGGGAGGGCGAGGCTGCGGCGCTCGCGGCGGGTGCCACCCGCGTCGACGACGCCCCCGACGGCCCGGAGTTCGCGGCGGCGCTCGCGGCGGCGGATGCCGTGCTCGACGGGGTGGTCGGCATCGGCGCCCAGCCGGGTCTGCGCGAGCCGGCGCGCTCCGCGGTGGCCGCCGCCCGCGCCCGCGTGCTCGCCCGGGAGGGCGCGCTTCCGCTCGCGGTCGCGGTCGATCTGCCGAGCGGCATCCACCCCGACACGGGCGGGGTGCCGGATGCGGAGGGCGTGCTCCCCGCCGACCTCACCGTCACCTTCGGCGCCTGCAAGGCGGGCCTGCTCCGCTCCCCCGCCGCCGAGCTCGCGGGCCGCATCCACCTCGTCGACATCGGCCTGGCGCTCGAGCCGTAGCGCGCGTGCCCTTCACCCCCTGCGGCAGCTCACCCCCACCGCCCGCAAGGTCGAGCGAAGCGGCGGGCCGAGGGATCTGCGAGACGCTGGCATCGGGTCTGGCGGGAGCGCGCCGACGCGTCAGCGGCGGCACGCGGGGGTATGCGTCTCGCAGATCCCTCGGCCCGCCGCGAAGCGGAATCAGCCGTCGGCAGCGGCGAGCTGGCCGCAGGCGCCGTCGATCTCCTTGCCGCGGGTGTCGCGCAGCGTGGTCGGGATGCCCGACTCCTCGAGCCGACGGATGAACTCGGCCGTGACATCCGCCTCAGAGGAGGTCCACACCGAACCGGGCGTGGGGTTGAGGGGGATGGGGTTCACGTGCACCCAGCCGCGCCCGCGCTCGTTGAGCTTCTGGGCGAGCAGGTCGGCGCGCCAGGCGTGGTCGTTCATGTCCTTGATGAGGGCGTACTCGATGGAGACACGGCGGCCGGTGACCTCGTAGTAGTGGTACGCGGCGTCGAGGGCCTCGTCGACCTTCCAGCGCGAGTTCACGGGGATGAGCTCGTCGCGCAGCTGGTCGTCGGGGGCGTGCAGGCTGAGGGCGAAGGTGAGCGGCAGGTCCTCGTCGGCGAGCTTGCGGATGGCGGGGGCGAGCCCCACGGACGACACCGTGATGTTGCGCGCCGACATCCCGAGCCCGTTGGGTTGCGGGGCGACCATGACGCGCACGGCCTTCATGAGGCGGTTGTAGTTGGCGAGCGGCTCGCCCATGCCCATGAACACGATGTTGGTGACGCGGGGCGCGTCGTGGCCGCCGTCGCGGCGCAGGCCGCCGAGCTCGCCGTTCGCGATGGCGCGGTTCGCCTCCACCACCTGGGCGACGATCTCGGCCGCCGACATGTTGCGGGTGAGGCCGGCTTGGCCGGTGGCGCAGAACGGGCAGTTCATGCCGCATCCGGCCTGGCTCGACACGCACAGCGTGACGCGGCCGGGGTAGCGCATGAGCACCGACTCGACCAGCGCCCCGTCGAAGAGGCGCCAGAGGAACTTGATCGTCTCGCCCTTGTCGGTGCGCAGGCGTCGCACCTCGGTGAGCAGCGGCGGCAGCATCGCCGCGACGAGCTCCTCGCGTCCGGATGCGGGCAGGTCGGTCATCTCGGCCGGGTCGCTCGTGTAGTGGGTGAAGTAGTGGGTGGCGAGCTGCTTGGCGCGGAAGGCGGGCACGCCGAGTTCGACGGCTTTCGCGGCGCGCTCCTCGGGCGTGAGGTCGGCGAGGTGGGTGGGCGGCTGGGTGCGCCGCGGGGAGGCGAACTGCAGCACGGGGCGGCCGTCGGCCTCCACCTTCTGCGTCCAGCCTTCGGTGCGGGGCCGGACCTGCTTGATCTCGCTCACCCCGTGATTCTCGCAGGCCCAAGCTGGGAGCGGAGGTGTCAAACGCTGTAGCGGTCGGCCACCCGCTGCGGTCATCACCGGCGCCGGTGGCCAGGCGCTACAGCGTTTGACCCATCCACCGGGAGCCGAGGGTGCGGAGGCCGAGGGTCAGGGCGCGGATGCCGTAGAAGCCGATGCAGTAGGCGAGCTGGATGGCGAGCACGGCGGCGGGGGCGCCCGCGGATGCCGGGGTCTGGGCGGCGAGCCACAGCAGCGGCAGGTAGACGGCGATGTTGACGACGCCGGCGAGGGCGAGGAAGCGGCCGTCGGCGGCGCCGATGAGCACCCCGTCGAGCACGAACACGAGCGCGCCGAGCGGCATCGTGGCGGCGATCACCCAGGCGCCGACGGGCACCGCCTCGACGACCGCGGCATCCGAGCTGAACACGCGCCCGAGCCAGGGCGCCACCACCGCGAGCAGCGCACCGAGCACGACACCCGAGACGAGCCCCCAGCCGACGAGCCGACGCACGGTCACCCGCACCTGCGCCCCCGTGCCCGCCCCGAGGTCGTACCCGATCATCGCCTGGGCGGCGATCGCGAAGGCGTCGAGGGCGAGCGCGAACAGGAACGTCAGCTGGAACAGCACCTGGGTGGAGGCGAGCGTCACCGTGCCGAGGCCCGTCGCCGCGACCGTGGTGGCGACGAGCGCGATGCGCAGCGTGAGGGTGCGCAGCAGCATCCACCCCCCGGCGCGCGCGGCGGAGGCCACCCCCGGCAGCCCCGGACGGATGCTCGCCCCCTCGCGGCGGGCGTGGCGCACGGCGATCGCGACGCAGGCCGCCGCCATCCCCCACTGGGCCACGACGGTGCCGACCGCCGAACCCGCGATGCCCCAGCCGACTCCGTAGATCAGCACGGCGTTGAGGGCGCCGTTCGCCGCGAAGCCGGCGACCGCGATGACGAGCGGGGTGCGGGTGTCCTGCAGCCCGCGGAAGAGTCCCGTGGCGGCGATCACGGCGAGCATCGCGGGGATGCCGGCGCACGAGATCCCGAGGTAGCGCGCCGCGAGCTCGGTGACGGCGTCGCTCGCACCGAACGCGGCGGCGAGCGGGTGCGCCGCGAACACCCCGGCGACGGCGAGCACGGCGCCGAGCGCGAGGGCCAGCCAGATGCCGTCGGCGCCCGCGCGCACGGCGCCCGCGCGGTCGCCGGCTCCCAGCATCCGGGCGACCGCCGGGGTCGTGGCGTAGGCGAGGAAGACGAGCAGCCCGATCGCGGTGCTGAGCACGGTGCTCGCGATGCCGAGGGCCGCGAGCGGGTCGACCCCGAGGTGGCCGACGAGGGCCGTGTCGGTGGCGAGGAAGAGCGGCTCGGCGACGAGCGCCCCGAGCGCGGGCACGGCGAGCGCGAGGATGCGTCGGTCGATCGCTCTCACGTCACCACGCTATCCGGGCGTTCGGACACCGCTGCGGGCTCTCGGATACCCGCGCGCGCTTGTCCAGGTGGTCATAGACATGTCTATGACCACCAAATTCAGCCCCTCGACTCCGAGGCCGCGGGCTCGGATGCGGCAGCCCGGCCGCGGGCGCCGCGCGGCGGGCGGGCGGCCGGCGCCGCGAGCGTCGCCAGCACGATCAGCACGAACACGATGAGGAGCGCGTTGAGGATGCCGACGTGCTCGCCGACGAGGCCGATGAGCGGCGGGCCCACGAGGAACGCGCAGTAGCCGAGGGTCGCGACGGCGGAGACGCGGGCGGCGGCGCGGGCCGGATCGTCGGCGGCGGCCGACATGGCGATGGGGAAGCCGAGCGAGGCGCCGACGCCCCACAGCACGATGCCGACGACGGCGACCGGGATGACCGGCACGAAGATGACGAGCGCGACCCCGACCGCGGCGGCCGCGCCCGTGATCCAGAGCACGACGACGCGGCCGAAGCGGTCGATGAGCGGTCCGCCCGCGATCCGGCCCACCATCATCGCTGCCGTGAACACGGTGAACAGCGCCGCGCCCTGGCCGTTCTCGAGCCCGCGGTCGTCGACCATGCCGAGGGCGAGCCAGTCGTTCGCCGAACCCTCGGTGAAGGCCATGCCGAGCGCGATGAGGCCGATCGCGAGGGTGCGCGGCTCGAGCCAGATCGCCATCCGGTCGCGGAACGACACGTGCGCGACGGCCTCGCCGGTGTCGGCGTGGGTGGCGACCCGCGGGATGGCGCGCGGGGCGAGCAGGGCGCCCACGAGCAGCAGCGCGGCCATCCCGATCGTGTGCACGGCGATGTCGACGTGCGCGAACACGAGCGCGGTGCCGATCGTGGTGCCGACCACCATGCCGGCCGACCAGCTCGCGTGGAACAGCGGCATGAGGGTGCGGCCGATCACCTTCTCGACGGCCGCGCCCTCGACGTTCATCGCGACGTCGCAGATGGCGCTGCCGAAGCCGTACGCGGCCATCGCGGCCACCACGACGCCGAACGAGCCGAGCACGCTCGTGCCGAGGCCGATGCCGACGAGCGCGAGGGCGCAGACGAGCAGCATGGCGGCGATCGTGCGCCGGCCGCCGATCCACTGGATGACGTGGCTCGCGAGCACGAGCCCCACGATGGAGCCGATCGACACCCCGAGGATGAGGTAGCCGACGAACGAGGTCGAGAGCTCGAGCTGGTCGCGGATGCTGGGGATGCGGATCGCCCAGGTCGCCGCCCCCAGCCCGTTGAGGGCGAAGGTCGCGAACACGGCGTTGCGCCACGCGGTGGTGTGCGCGGGGCGGGTGGTGGACGGTGTCGTGGTCATGCTGCGCTCAGCGGGCGGATGCGGCGAGCCGGTCGAAGGCCGCGTCGAGCTCGGCGTCGACCGTCTGGCGCGCGGGGTCGGCGAGGTACCACTCGGCGATCTCGCGGGCACCGTCCGCGAACGGGGTCGTCGCGACCCAGCCGGGGACGAGCTGCTTGATGCGGGTGTTGTCGAAGAGCACCGAGTGCGCCTTGTCGCCCACGAGCCCGGGGCCGATCGCGGGCAGCTCGCGCGCGATCCGCTCGGATGCCACGTGCACGATGTCGGGTTCGACCCCGAGGGCGCGGCCGAAGAGGCGGGCGATCGCGTCCCAGGTGAGCGACTCGTCGGAGGTGATGTGCACGGGCGAGCCGATCGCGTGCGGGTTGCCGAACAGGCCGACGAAGGCGCGCGCGAAGTCGCGGGCGTGGGTGAGGGTCCACCAGCTGGTGCCGTCGCCGTGGACGACGATCGGCCTGCCGTCGCGGATGCGCTGCAGCGTCGTCCAGCCGCCCTCGAGCGGGATGAGGGTCGCGTCGTAGGTGTGCGAGGGCCGCACGATCGTCATGGGGAAGCCCGTGTCGCGGTGGGCGGCGACGAGCACGTCCTCGCACGCGATCTTGTCACGCGAGTACTGCCAGAACGGGTTCACGAGCGGCGTCGACTCGACGATCGGCAGCTGCGCGATCGGCTTCTGGTACGCGGATGCCGAGGAGATGAAGAGGTACTGGCCGGTCCGTCCCGAGAAGAGCGCCACATCCGCCTCGACCTGGGCAGGCACGAAGGCGCGGAAGTTGGCGACGACGTCGAACTCGCGCGACCCGATGGCGGCGGAGATGGTGGCGGGGTCGTCCGCGTCGCCGACGATCACCTCGGCGCCCTCGACGGCGGGCCGCGTCGTCGAGCGCCCCCGGTTGAGCAGGGTCACCTCGTAGCCGCGCTCCACGGCGAGCCTCGACACCGAGGAGCTGATGATCCCGTTACCGCCGATGATGAGCACCCGCTGCGCTGCCATGAGCCGAGTCTAGGCTGGCAGGCATGACCGCTTCCGGCATCGCCCTCGACGAGCTCGACCCCGCCATCCGCCCGCAGGACGACCTGTTCCGCCACGTCAACGGACGCTGGATCGAGCGCACCGAGATCCCCTCCGACAAGGCGCGCTACGGCTCCTTCTACCTGCTCGCCGAGGCGGCGGAGCAGGCGGTGCGCGACATCATCGTCGAGGCGCAGGGCGCCGACGCCGGCACCGAGGAACGCAAGCTCGGCGACCTGTACGCGAGCTTCATGGACGACGAGCGCATCGAGGCGCTCGGCTGGGAGCCGATCCGCGCCGAGCTCGCCGAGGTCGCGACGCTCGAGAGCATCCCCGCGTTCCTGCACGCGCTCGGCGCGCTCGAGCGGCAGGGCGTCGGCGGCTTCTTCGCCGCCTTCGTCGACAACGACCCGGGCGACCCCGAGCGCTACCTGGTCTTCCTCGAGCAGGCCGGCCTCGGCCTCCCCGACGAGTCGTACTACCGCGAGGAGAAGTTCGCCGAGATCCGGGATGCCTACCTCGGCTATCTGGAGCGGATGCTGACCCTCGCGGGGTTCGACAAGGCCGCCAAGCGCGCTGCCCGCATCCTCGACCTCGAGACCCGGGTCGCCTCCCACCACTGGGACAACGTGCGCACGCGCGACAGCCAGGCCACCTACAACCCGCTCGGCTGGGCCGAGACGGCGGCGCTCGCCGAGGGCGCCCCGCTCGACGTCTGGCTCGAGGGCCTCGGCGCGCCCGCGGGCTCCTTCGACACGGTCGTGGTGCGCGAGCCGAGCTTCGTGACCGGCCTCGCGAGCCTCCTCACCGAGGAGCACCTGGCCGCCTGGCGCGACTGGCTGCGCTTCCAGCTCATCCGCTCGGTCGCCCCCTACCTGCACGCCGAGGTGGTCGACACCAACTTCGCCTTCTACGGCAAGACCCTCACCGGCACCCCCGAGCTGCGCGCCCGGTGGAAGCGCGGCGTGAGCCTCGTCGAGGGCGCCATGGGGGAGGCGGTCGGCAAGGTCTACGTCGCGCGGCACTTCAGCCCGGATGCCAAGACCGCGATGGACGAGCTCGTCGCCTACCTCGTCGAGGCGTACCGGCGAAGCATCGAGACGCTCGACTGGATGACCGACGAGACCCGCGCCCGGGCCCTCGACAAGCTCGCCAAGTTCACGCCCAAGATCGGCTACCCCGTGACGTGGCGCGACTACTCCACGCTCGCGATCGACGCATCCGACCTCATCGGCAACGTGCGGGCGACGGCGGCGTTCGAGTTCGCGCGCGAGCTCGGCAAGATCGGCAAGCCGATCGACCGCGACGAGTGGTTCATGACGCCGCAGACCATCAACGCCTATTACAACCCGGGCTTCAACGAGATCGTGTTCCCCGCGGCGATCCTGCAGTTCCCCTTCTTCGACGAGGCTCGGGACGCGGCGGCCAACTACGGCGCGATCGGCGCCGTCATCGGCCACGAGATCGGGCACGGCTTCGACGACCAGGGCTCGCGCTTCGACGGCGACGGCCGGCTCACCGACTGGTGGACGGAGCAGGACCGCGCGGCCTTCGAGGAGCGCACCTCGAAGCTCATCGCCCAGTACGACGCGCTCGAGCCCGCGCAGCTGCCCGGCCACCACGTCAACGGCGCCCTCACGATCGGCGAGAACATCGGCGACCTCGGCGGCCTCGGCATCGCGTGGAAGGCCTACCTGCTCTCGCTCGGGGGCGAGGAGCCGCCCGTCGTCGACGGGCTCACGGGTGCCGAGCGCTTCTTCCTCAGCTGGGCGCAGGCGTGGCAGATCAAGGTGCGCGACGAGGAGGCGCTGCGGCTGCTGTCGATCGACCCGCATTCGCCGAACGAGTTCCGCTGCAACCAGATCGTCCGTAACCTGGACGTGTTCGCCTCCGCCTTCGCGTTGACACCCGCCGACGCTCTCTGGCTCGAACCCGACGACAGGGTCACCATTTGGTAGACACCCCCGTGCTCAGCGGTCGCCGCGCACGTGTGCAACTCGCACGCGCGCCACGGCACCGCGCCGAGCACCGGGTGCCGAGCTTCGCGGGCGCCTTCACGGCCCTCGGCGAGCTGGCCTACGGCGGCGCGCAGGTGTCGGCGTCGGTCATCGACCTCGACTCGGATGAGCGGGTGCTGTCGATCGACGACCGGATCGTGTTGCCCACGGCATCCGTCGGCAAGATCCTGCTGCTCATCGAGGTGTCGGCGCGGCTCTCCGAGCAGGCGGCGCCGGCGCTCGAGGTGCTCGACAAGACCCCGAAGGACGCGGTCGGCGACTCGGGGCTGTGGCGGCACCTGCAGGCGCGGTCGCTGCCGCTCGCCGACGTGGCGACGCTCGTGGGCGCGACGAGCGACAACCTCGCCACCAACGTGCTGCTGCGCGAGGTGGGGCTGGATGCCGTGCGCGAGCGCACCGAGGCGCTCGGGCTCATGCGCACGGCGCTGCTCGACCTCGTGCGCGACACCCGCGGACCGGACGACGCCCCGCAGCTCTCGGTGGGTTCGACCGCCGAGCTCGCCTGGCTGTTCGCGTCGCTCGCGCGAGGGCAGGTCGTGGATGCGCTGACCTCGTCGCGCGTGCTCGGCTGGCTCTCGCTCAACACCGACCTCTCGATGGTGGCGAGCGCCTTCGGCGTCGACCCCCTCTCGCACCGCGGCGTCGACCACGGGCTGCAGCTCGTGAACAAGACCGGCACGGACTCCGGGGTGCGCTCGGAGGTGGGCGTGCTGCGGGGGCCGCGGCGCGGCATCGCCTACGCCGTCTCGGTGCAGTTCAGCGACCGATCGATCGCCTCGCGGCTGCGGGTGCTGGAGGCGCTGCGCGCGGTCGGGTTCGATCTGCTCGAGTACGTGCACTGATTCGGGCGGGGTGTTCTACCCCACTTGTCCCCAGTCGCGAATTAGGGCTTGCGCCCCCCATATGGGGGCCCCTATGTTGAGGCTTGCACCGCTACGGGCCGTACCCGCGGATCCCCACCGTCCGGTGTGCACCACCGCATCACCCCCCGATAAACCCCCCACATCCCACACCTGGACGCATCCCTCTCGGTCCCTCCCGAGGCGTCGTCGTGTGCCTTGCTCGTGCGCCGCCATACGCACGAGTCCCCCCTGCAAGGACACATCACCGTGCTCAAGAAGACCCCTGCCTCCCTGCTCGCCCTCGCCCTCGCCGTCGGTCTGACGTTCGCGACCGTCGCGCCCGCGCAGGCCGCCTCCGACGGCCGCCCCGGTGGCGGCGGCGGTCACAACTCCTCACGCGGCTACGATCGCTGGTGGTCGAACCCGACGCCGACCCAGAGCCCGACGCCGACCCAGAGCCCCAGCCCGTCGTCGAGCCCCAGCCCGTCGCCGAGCCCGAGCGCATCGCCGTCGGCGAAGCCCTCCCCGGCGCCGTCGACCGCACCGTCCCCGGTGCCGTCGACCTCCCCCTCCCCCGCGCCGTCCTCGTCCCCCTCGCCGAGCACGGCGCCGGCATCCCGCAGCGTCGCGACGACCTCGAAGACCACGCAGCCCACCACCACCTACGGCGTGGCGGCGTACATCTACAAGAAGCTCGACCCGAACAAGCCCGCCTCGTGGGGTAACTCGGGGGCGCAGCGTCTGCTCGTGCAGGTGCTCGACAACCCGAGCAAGGAGGCGAACTCCTGGTTCTCCTCGCTCGATCCGGCCCTGCTGCCCGATGACGTCTGCGGCGCCGGCTGGGCGATCCAGCAGGACAAGGCGAAGGTCGCGAACGGCTTCAGCTTCCCCGACGACATCCCCCAGCAGGTCGACAACATCGGCTGGCCGCCGCTCTACGACGCGAAGCACACCGACCTCAGCGCACTCATGACCGTGCCGCTGTGCGCGGGCGCCGAGGCGAGCCTGACGATCACCCCCGCCACCTGCACGGCG encodes:
- a CDS encoding NAD(P)H-hydrate epimerase, whose product is MRGYTAGEVRAAEAPLLAAGVPLMARASGALADAVSAELSRLGVPLHEARVLLLVGSGDNGGDTLYAGALLAGRGADVDYVSLGDRIHREGEAAALAAGATRVDDAPDGPEFAAALAAADAVLDGVVGIGAQPGLREPARSAVAAARARVLAREGALPLAVAVDLPSGIHPDTGGVPDAEGVLPADLTVTFGACKAGLLRSPAAELAGRIHLVDIGLALEP
- the rlmN gene encoding 23S rRNA (adenine(2503)-C(2))-methyltransferase RlmN, which encodes MSEIKQVRPRTEGWTQKVEADGRPVLQFASPRRTQPPTHLADLTPEERAAKAVELGVPAFRAKQLATHYFTHYTSDPAEMTDLPASGREELVAAMLPPLLTEVRRLRTDKGETIKFLWRLFDGALVESVLMRYPGRVTLCVSSQAGCGMNCPFCATGQAGLTRNMSAAEIVAQVVEANRAIANGELGGLRRDGGHDAPRVTNIVFMGMGEPLANYNRLMKAVRVMVAPQPNGLGMSARNITVSSVGLAPAIRKLADEDLPLTFALSLHAPDDQLRDELIPVNSRWKVDEALDAAYHYYEVTGRRVSIEYALIKDMNDHAWRADLLAQKLNERGRGWVHVNPIPLNPTPGSVWTSSEADVTAEFIRRLEESGIPTTLRDTRGKEIDGACGQLAAADG
- a CDS encoding MATE family efflux transporter is translated as MRAIDRRILALAVPALGALVAEPLFLATDTALVGHLGVDPLAALGIASTVLSTAIGLLVFLAYATTPAVARMLGAGDRAGAVRAGADGIWLALALGAVLAVAGVFAAHPLAAAFGASDAVTELAARYLGISCAGIPAMLAVIAATGLFRGLQDTRTPLVIAVAGFAANGALNAVLIYGVGWGIAGSAVGTVVAQWGMAAACVAIAVRHARREGASIRPGLPGVASAARAGGWMLLRTLTLRIALVATTVAATGLGTVTLASTQVLFQLTFLFALALDAFAIAAQAMIGYDLGAGTGAQVRVTVRRLVGWGLVSGVVLGALLAVVAPWLGRVFSSDAAVVEAVPVGAWVIAATMPLGALVFVLDGVLIGAADGRFLALAGVVNIAVYLPLLWLAAQTPASAGAPAAVLAIQLAYCIGFYGIRALTLGLRTLGSRWMGQTL
- a CDS encoding MFS transporter, whose protein sequence is MTTTPSTTRPAHTTAWRNAVFATFALNGLGAATWAIRIPSIRDQLELSTSFVGYLILGVSIGSIVGLVLASHVIQWIGGRRTIAAMLLVCALALVGIGLGTSVLGSFGVVVAAMAAYGFGSAICDVAMNVEGAAVEKVIGRTLMPLFHASWSAGMVVGTTIGTALVFAHVDIAVHTIGMAALLLVGALLAPRAIPRVATHADTGEAVAHVSFRDRMAIWLEPRTLAIGLIALGMAFTEGSANDWLALGMVDDRGLENGQGAALFTVFTAAMMVGRIAGGPLIDRFGRVVVLWITGAAAAVGVALVIFVPVIPVAVVGIVLWGVGASLGFPIAMSAAADDPARAAARVSAVATLGYCAFLVGPPLIGLVGEHVGILNALLIVFVLIVLATLAAPAARPPRGARGRAAASEPAASESRG
- a CDS encoding SDR family oxidoreductase; the encoded protein is MAAQRVLIIGGNGIISSSVSRLAVERGYEVTLLNRGRSTTRPAVEGAEVIVGDADDPATISAAIGSREFDVVANFRAFVPAQVEADVALFSGRTGQYLFISSASAYQKPIAQLPIVESTPLVNPFWQYSRDKIACEDVLVAAHRDTGFPMTIVRPSHTYDATLIPLEGGWTTLQRIRDGRPIVVHGDGTSWWTLTHARDFARAFVGLFGNPHAIGSPVHITSDESLTWDAIARLFGRALGVEPDIVHVASERIARELPAIGPGLVGDKAHSVLFDNTRIKQLVPGWVATTPFADGAREIAEWYLADPARQTVDAELDAAFDRLAASAR
- a CDS encoding M13 family metallopeptidase, whose protein sequence is MTASGIALDELDPAIRPQDDLFRHVNGRWIERTEIPSDKARYGSFYLLAEAAEQAVRDIIVEAQGADAGTEERKLGDLYASFMDDERIEALGWEPIRAELAEVATLESIPAFLHALGALERQGVGGFFAAFVDNDPGDPERYLVFLEQAGLGLPDESYYREEKFAEIRDAYLGYLERMLTLAGFDKAAKRAARILDLETRVASHHWDNVRTRDSQATYNPLGWAETAALAEGAPLDVWLEGLGAPAGSFDTVVVREPSFVTGLASLLTEEHLAAWRDWLRFQLIRSVAPYLHAEVVDTNFAFYGKTLTGTPELRARWKRGVSLVEGAMGEAVGKVYVARHFSPDAKTAMDELVAYLVEAYRRSIETLDWMTDETRARALDKLAKFTPKIGYPVTWRDYSTLAIDASDLIGNVRATAAFEFARELGKIGKPIDRDEWFMTPQTINAYYNPGFNEIVFPAAILQFPFFDEARDAAANYGAIGAVIGHEIGHGFDDQGSRFDGDGRLTDWWTEQDRAAFEERTSKLIAQYDALEPAQLPGHHVNGALTIGENIGDLGGLGIAWKAYLLSLGGEEPPVVDGLTGAERFFLSWAQAWQIKVRDEEALRLLSIDPHSPNEFRCNQIVRNLDVFASAFALTPADALWLEPDDRVTIW
- a CDS encoding serine hydrolase, with protein sequence MVDTPVLSGRRARVQLARAPRHRAEHRVPSFAGAFTALGELAYGGAQVSASVIDLDSDERVLSIDDRIVLPTASVGKILLLIEVSARLSEQAAPALEVLDKTPKDAVGDSGLWRHLQARSLPLADVATLVGATSDNLATNVLLREVGLDAVRERTEALGLMRTALLDLVRDTRGPDDAPQLSVGSTAELAWLFASLARGQVVDALTSSRVLGWLSLNTDLSMVASAFGVDPLSHRGVDHGLQLVNKTGTDSGVRSEVGVLRGPRRGIAYAVSVQFSDRSIASRLRVLEALRAVGFDLLEYVH